A part of Gossypium hirsutum isolate 1008001.06 chromosome A07, Gossypium_hirsutum_v2.1, whole genome shotgun sequence genomic DNA contains:
- the LOC107926306 gene encoding protein DEK isoform X2 — protein sequence MATETLDDKKPEEEEVKDKENEEGSKEVLEKQMEVEEKENEEEKEEEEEEEEESEDEGTEKVKGSSRKGSSRKSGRDSAEKKEPVTPSSDRPTRERKVVERYSAPSVARSSSSKTLSIEKGRGTQLKDIPNVAFKLSKRKADDNLQMLHIILFGKKAKPHSLKRNIGQFSGYVWVENEEKQKAKVREKIDKCVKEKLVDFCDLLNIPFMRTSVRKEEVTAKLLEFLESPHATTGVLLADKEQKGKRRKATPSKNIGSAEASDTSAKKRRKTPQGVEKRKRSSKAEEEEDDDKVESPVTRDDSHEDDADTAPKEENDDEETKSEEEEEEPKKSSKKGTSKKVATESPESKSKDKFESGKNLTPAKSSKKSSGSTSKQDASDGGGTSGSKSKGSASKKPKVEKENSKDGSTKEKLAVKKQTNKSSAKVSAKSQGKSKTGKKPKPEPSREEIHEVVVDILKKVDFNTATLSDILRQLGTHFDLDLMHRKAEVKDIITDVINNMSDEDEEGDESEENADTGGGADKDGDGDDDA from the exons ATGGCGACGGAAACCCTAGATGACAAGAAACCGGAGGAAGAGGAGGTGAAAGATAAAGAAAACGAAGAGGGAAGTAAGGAGGTTTTGGAGAAACAAATGGAAGTTGAAGAGAAGGAGAacgaggaagaaaaagaagaggaggaagaggaagaagaagagagtgAAGATGAAGGGACTGAAAAGGTCAAAGGTAGTAGTAGAAAGGGGAGTTCTAGGAAATCTGGTCGAGATTCGGCTGAGAAGAAAGAGCCAGTGACGCCTAGTAGTGATAGGCCTACAAGGGAAAGGAAAGTCGTAGAAAGGTATTCAGCTCCTTCTGTTGCAAGGTCTTCCTCGTCTAAAACTCTGTCAATTGAAAAG GGTCGTGGTACTCAGCTTAAAGATATTCCCAACG TGGCTTTCAAGTTGTCAAAGAGAAAAGCTGATGATAATCTGCAGATGCTTCATATAATTCTCTTTGGAAAGAAAGCAAAG CCTCACAGTTTGAAGAGAAACATTGGTCAATTTTCAGGCTATGTTTGGGTTGAGAATGAG GAAAAACAAAAAGCGAAAGTAAGAGAAAAAATTGACAAATGTGTTAAAGAAAAATTGGTTGATTTCTGTGATTTGCTGAATATTCCATTTATGAGGACCAGTGTAAGAAAG GAGGAAGTCACTGCCAAATTATTGGAATTTTTGGAATCCCCTCATGCTACAACAGGCGTTCTTCTTGCTGACAAGGAACAG AAGGGTAAAAGGCGTAAGGCTACACCAAGCAAAAACATTGGTTCTGCGGAGGCATCGGATACATCAGCCAAG AAGCGACGAAAAACACCCCAAGGTGTAGAAAAGCGCAAGCGTTCATCCAAAGCTGAGGaggaggaagatgatgataaagTTGAATCCCCTGTTACTAGAGATGATTCTCATGAAGATGATGCTGACACTGCGCCAAAAGAAGAGAATGATGATGAGGAGACTAAAtcagaggaggaagaagaagaacccAAGAAGTCAAGCAAAAAGGGCACATCAAAAAAGGTTGCAACAGAGAGTCCGGAGTCAAAAAGCAAGGATAAATTTGAATCTGGAAAAAATCTCACCCCTGCAAAATCTAGCAAAAAATCTTCTGGATCAACTTCAAAACAAGATGCTAGTGATGGTGGTGGGACTTCTGGCTCTAAATCAAAGGGTTCTGCATCAAAGAAGCCTAAGGTTGAAAAGGAAAACTCTAAGGATGGATCCACCAAAGAGAAGCTTGCAGTCAAGAAGCAAACAAACAAGTCATCAGCAAAGGTTTCTGCTAAATCACAAG GTAAAAGCAAAACCGGCAAGAAACCTAAACCCGAGCCTAGCAGGGAAGAGATTCATGAAGTAGTTGTAGATATTCTAAAAAAAGTGGACTTCAACACT GCAACATTATCTGATATCCTTAGGCAACTAG GTACACACTTTGACCTGGATTTGATGCACAGAAAAGCTGAGGTGAAGGATATCATTACAGATGTGATAAATAACATGTCTGATGAGGATGAGGAAGGGGATGAAAGTGAGGAGAATGCCGACACAGGTGGTGGTGCTGATAAAGATGGTGATGGAGATGATGATGCCTAG
- the LOC107926306 gene encoding protein DEK isoform X1, whose translation MATETLDDKKPEEEEVKDKENEEGSKEVLEKQMEVEEKENEEEKEEEEEEEEESEDEGTEKVKGSSRKGSSRKSGRDSAEKKEPVTPSSDRPTRERKVVERYSAPSVARSSSSKTLSIEKGRGTQLKDIPNVAFKLSKRKADDNLQMLHIILFGKKAKPHSLKRNIGQFSGYVWVENEQEKQKAKVREKIDKCVKEKLVDFCDLLNIPFMRTSVRKEEVTAKLLEFLESPHATTGVLLADKEQKGKRRKATPSKNIGSAEASDTSAKKRRKTPQGVEKRKRSSKAEEEEDDDKVESPVTRDDSHEDDADTAPKEENDDEETKSEEEEEEPKKSSKKGTSKKVATESPESKSKDKFESGKNLTPAKSSKKSSGSTSKQDASDGGGTSGSKSKGSASKKPKVEKENSKDGSTKEKLAVKKQTNKSSAKVSAKSQGKSKTGKKPKPEPSREEIHEVVVDILKKVDFNTATLSDILRQLGTHFDLDLMHRKAEVKDIITDVINNMSDEDEEGDESEENADTGGGADKDGDGDDDA comes from the exons ATGGCGACGGAAACCCTAGATGACAAGAAACCGGAGGAAGAGGAGGTGAAAGATAAAGAAAACGAAGAGGGAAGTAAGGAGGTTTTGGAGAAACAAATGGAAGTTGAAGAGAAGGAGAacgaggaagaaaaagaagaggaggaagaggaagaagaagagagtgAAGATGAAGGGACTGAAAAGGTCAAAGGTAGTAGTAGAAAGGGGAGTTCTAGGAAATCTGGTCGAGATTCGGCTGAGAAGAAAGAGCCAGTGACGCCTAGTAGTGATAGGCCTACAAGGGAAAGGAAAGTCGTAGAAAGGTATTCAGCTCCTTCTGTTGCAAGGTCTTCCTCGTCTAAAACTCTGTCAATTGAAAAG GGTCGTGGTACTCAGCTTAAAGATATTCCCAACG TGGCTTTCAAGTTGTCAAAGAGAAAAGCTGATGATAATCTGCAGATGCTTCATATAATTCTCTTTGGAAAGAAAGCAAAG CCTCACAGTTTGAAGAGAAACATTGGTCAATTTTCAGGCTATGTTTGGGTTGAGAATGAG CAGGAAAAACAAAAAGCGAAAGTAAGAGAAAAAATTGACAAATGTGTTAAAGAAAAATTGGTTGATTTCTGTGATTTGCTGAATATTCCATTTATGAGGACCAGTGTAAGAAAG GAGGAAGTCACTGCCAAATTATTGGAATTTTTGGAATCCCCTCATGCTACAACAGGCGTTCTTCTTGCTGACAAGGAACAG AAGGGTAAAAGGCGTAAGGCTACACCAAGCAAAAACATTGGTTCTGCGGAGGCATCGGATACATCAGCCAAG AAGCGACGAAAAACACCCCAAGGTGTAGAAAAGCGCAAGCGTTCATCCAAAGCTGAGGaggaggaagatgatgataaagTTGAATCCCCTGTTACTAGAGATGATTCTCATGAAGATGATGCTGACACTGCGCCAAAAGAAGAGAATGATGATGAGGAGACTAAAtcagaggaggaagaagaagaacccAAGAAGTCAAGCAAAAAGGGCACATCAAAAAAGGTTGCAACAGAGAGTCCGGAGTCAAAAAGCAAGGATAAATTTGAATCTGGAAAAAATCTCACCCCTGCAAAATCTAGCAAAAAATCTTCTGGATCAACTTCAAAACAAGATGCTAGTGATGGTGGTGGGACTTCTGGCTCTAAATCAAAGGGTTCTGCATCAAAGAAGCCTAAGGTTGAAAAGGAAAACTCTAAGGATGGATCCACCAAAGAGAAGCTTGCAGTCAAGAAGCAAACAAACAAGTCATCAGCAAAGGTTTCTGCTAAATCACAAG GTAAAAGCAAAACCGGCAAGAAACCTAAACCCGAGCCTAGCAGGGAAGAGATTCATGAAGTAGTTGTAGATATTCTAAAAAAAGTGGACTTCAACACT GCAACATTATCTGATATCCTTAGGCAACTAG GTACACACTTTGACCTGGATTTGATGCACAGAAAAGCTGAGGTGAAGGATATCATTACAGATGTGATAAATAACATGTCTGATGAGGATGAGGAAGGGGATGAAAGTGAGGAGAATGCCGACACAGGTGGTGGTGCTGATAAAGATGGTGATGGAGATGATGATGCCTAG
- the LOC107926330 gene encoding 60S ribosomal protein L7a-2, with protein MGPKKGGKVAVPAKKKQEKVVNPLFEKRPKQFGIGGALPPKKDLHRFVKWPKVVRIQRKKRILKQRLKVPPALNQFTKTLDKNLATSLFKLLLKYRPEDKAAKKERLLKKAQAEAEGKAPESKKPIVVKYGLNHVTYLIEQNKAQLVVIAHDVDPIELVVWLPALCRKMEVPYCIVKGKSRLGSIVHKKTASVLCLTTVKNEDKLEFSKVLEAIKANFNDKYDEYRKKWGGGIMGSKSQARTKAKEKLLAKEAAQRMT; from the exons ATG GGgccgaagaaaggtggaaagGTGGCTGTGCCCGCCAAGAAGAAACAA GAGAAGGTTGTCAATCCGTTATTTGAGAAGCGTCCAAAGCAGTTCGGCATTGGAGGGGCTTTACCTCCTAAGAAGGATTTGCATCGATTCGTGAAGTGGCCTAAGGTTGTTCGTATTCAAAGGAAGAAGAGGATCCTCAAGCAGAGGTTGAAGGTTCCACCAGCATTGAACCAGTTCACCAAGACTCTTGACAAGAACCTCG CAACAAGTCTGTTCAAGTTGCTCCTCAAGTACAGGCCAGAGGACAAAGCGGCCAAGAAGGAACGTCTCTTGAAAAAGGCCCAGGCCGAGGCTGAAGGAAAAGCCCCCGAGTCTAAGAAACCAATTGTTGTGAAATACGGTCTTAACCATGTTACTTACCTTATCGAGCAG AACAAGGCTCAATTGGTTGTTATTGCTCATGATGTGGATCCCATAGAGTTGGTAGTGTGGCTTCCGGCTTTGTGCAGGAAAATGGAGGTCCCATATTGCATTGTTAAGGGAAAATCACGTTTGGGATCG ATTGTCCACAAGAAAACTGCTTCCGTCTTGTGTTTGACCACGGTTAAGAACGAGGATAAGCTGGAATTCAGCAAAGTACTCGAGGCAATCAAG GCAAACTTCAATGACAAGTACGACGAGTACAGGAAGAAGTGGGGTGGCGGCATCATGGGCTCCAAGTCACAAGCCCGAACCAAAGCGAAGGAGAAGCTTCTTGCAAAGGAAGCTGCACAGAGGATGACATAG
- the LOC107926135 gene encoding ACT domain-containing protein ACR6, which translates to MDDEFAKLNRRINPPRVIVDNGACGHATFIQVDSVNKHEILLEIVQALSDLNLNVTKAYISSDAGWFMDVFYVTDNRGKKITDEETLGYIQKTLETKVYILNSMKSSANLIPSKDHTSTTIELTGNDRPGLLSELSAVLADMGCNVINAEIWTHNARAATVIHITDRSTGHAIEDPDRLSTIKELLFNVMKGDSDFKTPSARMFVSTSRETHTGRRLHQMLLADRDFERHNDKCSMEPHVTVLDCSDRDYTVVTIRCLDRPKLLFDTVCCLTDMEYVVFHGTVITGRLEAYQEYYIRHVDGFPISSEAEQQRVMECLEAAIERRTTQGVELEVITEDRFGVLSEITRIIRENGLSIKRAEIRRNGGKANDRFIVSDVMGNGVVDPKTMEMVQKEIGGLGEEEGCGMKVEGNNSSLLLSTKLPKEKHETRTSFSFGNLFKGRNFHNFNKLIKSCS; encoded by the exons ATGGATGATGAATTTGCAAAGCTTAATAGGAGAATCAACCCTCCAAG AGTTATTGTTGACAATGGTGCTTGTGGACATGCTACCTTTATACAG gttgatagtgtgaacaaGCATGAGATTCTCCTTGAAATAGTCCAAGCTCTTTCAGACCTTAACCTTAATGTAACCAAAGCTTATATCTCTTCTGATGCTGGATGGTTCATGGATG TGTTTTATGTGACAGATAATCGAGGGAAGAAAATTACAGATGAAGAGACACTTGGTTATATACAAAAA ACACTTGAAACCAAAGTATATATCTTAAATTCAATGAAGAGCTCAGCTAATTTAATCCCTTCCAAAGACCATACCAGTACTACAATAGAACTAACCGGCAATGATAGGCCGGGTCTTCTCTCCGAATTATCCGCGGTTTTAGCTGATATGGGATGCAATGTAATAAACGCCGAGATATGGACACACAACGCTCGAGCCGCCACCGTTATCCATATCACCGACCGGTCAACAGGTCACGCGATCGAAGACCCGGACCGGCTTTCAACAATCAAGGAACTACTCTTCAATGTAATGAAAGGGGACAGTGATTTTAAGACACCAAGTGCAAGAATGTTTGTTTCAACATCAAGAGAAACTCATACAGGTCGAAGATTGCATCAAATGTTGTTAGCAGATAGAGATTTTGAGAGACATAATGACAAATGTTCGATGGAACCACATGTAACTGTGTTGGATTGTAGTGATAGGGATTATACAGTTGTGACCATAAGATGCTTGGATCGACCAAAGCTATTGTTTGATACTGTTTGTTGTTTAACGGATATGGAATATGTTGTGTTCCATGGAACTGTCATTACAGGGAGACTGGAAGCTTATCAG gaataTTATATCAGACATGTTGATGGGTTCCCTATAAGTTCAGAAGCTGAACAACAAAGAGTTATGGAATGTCTTGAAGCTGCCATTGAAAGGAGAACCACACAG GGTGTGGAATTGGAAGTGATAACAGAGGACCGGTTTGGGGTACTATCAGAAATCACAAGAATAATTCGTGAAAATGGATTAAGCATTAAAAGAGCAGAAATAAGGAGGAATGGTGGAAAAGCAAACGACAGGTTCATAGTAAGTGATGTGATGGGAAATGGGGTGGTTGATCCCAAAACCATGGAAATGGTCCAAAAAGAAATAGGAGGATTAGGAGAAGAAGAAGGTTGTGGTATGAAGGTTGAAGGGAATAATTCCTCCCTTTTATTATCTACGAAACTTCCCAAAGAAAAACACGAGACAAGGACAAGTTTCTCGTTTGGGAACTTGTTTAAAGGAAGAAATTTCCATAACTTCAATAAACTCATCAAATCTTGttcttaa